One window of the Thermodesulfobacteriota bacterium genome contains the following:
- a CDS encoding nitroreductase family protein, with product MKKPARTNHQIHDLLTHRWSPRAFSDRMVEKEKILVLMEAARWSPSSYNEQPWSFIIATKDNPTEYEELLNCLSEGNIRWARFAPLLMISVAKLIFERNGKPNRHAFHDVGLAVGNLVIQASHLGLHVHQMAGILVETVRATYKIPETHEPVAGIAIGYYGDIDQLPEDLRERELADRARKPLEEFVFSGSWNKPFYLVSTR from the coding sequence ATGAAAAAGCCTGCACGCACAAATCATCAAATTCACGATCTACTAACTCATCGCTGGAGCCCGAGGGCCTTTTCAGACCGAATGGTAGAGAAGGAAAAAATACTAGTTCTTATGGAAGCGGCCAGGTGGTCACCCTCTAGTTATAATGAACAACCGTGGAGCTTTATAATAGCCACCAAGGACAATCCAACGGAGTATGAAGAATTATTAAACTGTTTATCGGAAGGAAATATTCGATGGGCGAGATTTGCACCATTATTGATGATTAGTGTAGCCAAGTTGATCTTTGAACGTAACGGAAAGCCAAATAGACATGCCTTTCATGATGTCGGATTGGCTGTTGGAAATCTTGTCATACAGGCAAGCCACCTCGGACTACATGTCCACCAGATGGCGGGCATCCTTGTCGAAACAGTCCGTGCAACATACAAAATTCCAGAAACACACGAGCCAGTCGCAGGAATCGCAATCGGCTACTATGGCGATATTGATCAACTACCGGAAGATCTCAGAGAAAGGGAGTTGGCTGATCGTGCCCGAAAGCCTTTAGAAGAATTCGTGTTCTCGGGCTCGTGGAACAAACCGTTTTATTTGGTTTCAACAAGATAA